A region of Streptomyces sp. NBC_01750 DNA encodes the following proteins:
- a CDS encoding SMI1/KNR4 family protein, whose product MTWVQRIVEAVGWQPAGLDIAWGDVETRLGTDLPSDFKELCEAFGEGEFSGYLEVYSSSGGSSLKVVNWLEGVLQTLEQYPEARDTFSPYGTYTPGGQGLLSWGGSANASDFCWFVNGGPPDKWPVVAREEIGAWQEFSMPMSEFVFRVLTDVEFEEFTVAHLIERPFYRSGA is encoded by the coding sequence ATGACGTGGGTTCAGAGGATCGTGGAGGCGGTCGGCTGGCAGCCAGCGGGTCTCGACATCGCCTGGGGCGATGTCGAGACCCGGCTCGGCACCGACCTTCCGAGTGATTTCAAGGAACTGTGCGAGGCGTTCGGGGAAGGGGAGTTCAGCGGATATCTGGAGGTCTACTCCTCCTCGGGTGGATCCTCCCTCAAGGTGGTGAACTGGCTCGAAGGAGTCCTCCAGACCCTGGAGCAGTACCCGGAGGCGCGCGACACCTTCTCGCCCTACGGGACCTACACCCCGGGGGGCCAAGGGTTGCTCTCTTGGGGAGGGAGCGCCAACGCGTCCGACTTCTGCTGGTTCGTGAACGGAGGGCCGCCTGATAAGTGGCCCGTCGTGGCGCGTGAGGAAATCGGGGCGTGGCAGGAATTCTCCATGCCGATGTCGGAGTTCGTCTTCCGGGTACTGACCGATGTTGAATTCGAAGAATTCACCGTGGCACACCTGATCGAAAGGCCGTTCTATAGGTCGGGTGCCTGA
- a CDS encoding LamG-like jellyroll fold domain-containing protein encodes MGLGEAVDVPVAAPQGFDVKTSKEAAGKRDARSRTFLNRDRTFTTRFYDEPVNFKAANGQWKPIDTTLVRPGGPRTMSGSDAGWAPRQTAETISLAEYADSDPVVRLSAGDGLSVAYAVQGAGRVAGKVDGSVISYPGVRESSDLELIAGSESVKETLVLKGKGAPTQWSFPLALEGLTARLDGLGGVEFVDLKGNRRAWMPPGWMEDSHLAENANEGAVSSGVGYSLTEEAGRQVLVVTLDEAWLNDPERVFPVRVDPSVTRVSATSGTYVEYPYTQNFASDTVLKVGTYDGGSHKAAGFLRFSGLETTLKNGYVLNANLNVYNTWSQSCTARPVTVHPITSNWSESTTSTYPGPPTGASLASKSFAHGWRPANTTTWSCGPDWEGMKLGPAGRKLVDDWTHGRKKNYGLALKASTSDSNSWKQFGSDDYPNGKPSLDVTWTRYGAAYKLGGFVTPVTATAEGSMKVTVTNQGQETWPKGGTFKLGYNLFDADGKAITDSSKIRWTTMTTDVSPGESVTLEAKIAPLSPGTYTLQWTMANNASRFTGEGIPGVAVKFAAVNVPPQLTKESPASGAVLNSLTPTLYAEGNDSDHYPGKPLLYTFEVCEVEGKDTRKNCRSSARTTARQWAVPSGWLVWGKTYAWYGYVFDTGLTSARPHPALFTTQVPQPVVTAHLGGDDGHEFSARAGNYATSATDAAISTVGPELAVRRTYNSLDPRRDTAFGTGWATRWDMGLREEPQTDTILVTLDGGSRIRFGTNADGTYAGPSGVTTTLKREAEGWVLREPSGTTYHFTAAGLLAQIRDAAGRTQMLRYRDEDGGPLVSVTDTLSGRSLNFTWTDGHITSVTTSAIGPSTPGLAWTYHYTGDTLTKVCPPASTSACTLYTYEDGSLYRSMVMDENPVAYWQLGEKEGSTGVSRAPSRTGLNDAAYRDVLLGQSGVIEGTSDTAAGFDGTDSYAEVPENTLRTSAFLSVEMWFKTTKPGVLVGFQGGDLDDGQPEYASPLAIDTAGKLRGQYEITGQAVTPLVSTKTVTDGAWHHVVLSGAGTTQTLYLDGAAVGSLTGPIDHYEKSNTYLGAGWSSPAWDGQAAGVRHFTGEMDEVAVYHQALDAGTVAAHYAARAKTARMTKVVLPSGRTHATVAYDTASGRVTSTTDANGGTWKVSDPSYSSGSGAYEDAVMAQSPAGYWRLGERSGAQAFSAAGTGMDGSYRDGVSLGNPGVFADGDNTSVELDGTEGAVNIPGDPLESATAMSLELWFRTSKPESVLFGFQNSEVGQTPTSITPALLIDGGGKLRGQLDKSQAGTTIASTTVVTDNEWHHVLLTGYSGGQAMYLDGVRVGTLSGAVKPITLPNAYLGGGYVTTPWDGQVAATKYFAGQIDEAAFYTTALGAGGAGQHYRARTALIAGDGLHYRGAVTGDAPASFWRLDEPEGATKAVSETAANNSAGTYTNATLATTGIFGVEDGHAAQFTGTGQIAVPSSLVTASTDVAVELWFRTTKEGVLLGLQNAAIGSTPTDARPVLNVGADGLLRGQFWTAEQPNGATPMKSAVTVTDNEWHHAVLSASGTSQALYLDGIKVGTLNRAARHLSGGYAYLGGGYANADWMGVATAGTYRFTGQLDEVAVYQHGLTEAQVGSHYGARTRTSSSGLASSIAVTDPAGFTTSTTYDALHGQRRTASTDAEGGLTTYAYDTGGFLNTVTDPNGHSTVTGHDVRGNTVSRTTCRDANSCWTSFTEYYLNAADPLDPRNDKPVAVRDARSASPTDTRYRTATSYTELGLPSVTTLADGRTGSRTYTGGTESAIGGGTVPAGLVASEKTPGGATTAYAYFTNGDLAQVTAPSGLVTRFTYDGVGRKITETQVADSFPAGVTTSYAYNGLSKVTSETGPGVKNEITGTTHTARITRTFDDDGNLLTESAEDATGGDAKRTTQHHYNSFGLNDSATDAEGNVTTSEHDALGRVKAETDQSGNQFTYSYTPRGQHSETVLKNWTGDPTGETRDLVVVSNAYDPAGRPASTTNAMGATTAFTYFDDGLPATTIAQQVTRADGTKRNIVMESDSYDGAGNPTQQTTGGGRTTVTQTVDATGRTTRSVLDPNGLNRVTTYGYDADDRVTEQTQSIDTSGKKLTTTTEYDAAGNPTKSTLTDGSSTRVTSQAYDDRGLLTSTVSPRGNVTGADPAAYTTTYRYDALGHQVQQTAPPVQTEESGGTATTVKPTSLTGYNTYGEATETRDPRGAVTRSEVDKLGRSVAVTLPDYTPPGGTKITAVTRTEYDAAGRIATTTDPLGRTTRYGYDQFGQLSQKTDPIAGTALPNLSEAQPSTLNTTETNLDGAGVTRYTWTPTGLQLTATAPTGAKSEATYDELGRQLTATTVERYPTLQNLTSRYAWDDASNQTASTTPGNRTTSAIYNTAGEPVSVTDPIGGITKFSYDGLGRKIETIDATGRKSTSTYDALGNITAATDYGTGTTALRSVSAEFDADGNRIAATSATQARSTYAYDALGRITQQVEPATATKSITTGFGYDASGNRTRLTDGRGNATAYTFTPWNLPESTIEPATAAHPAASDRTWTTVYDAAGQNVAETLPGGIKRTRTYDGLGRLTGESGTGAEAPTTTRSLEYDLAGQLISVGTDGVLDRNTYTYDDRGQLLSSDGPGGTSAYGYDADGNMTKRVTAGGTSTYGYDSAGRPDWTWDSITSSEIWYDFDAAGRPTLERYATKPEGAPAWAESARRTYGYDGLGRLTSDRITDPAGSSETASLTYDYDLDDHLIKKNTKGTAGAADNTYGYDQAGRLTSWANGGTTTAYAWDDAGNRTKAGTAISSYDARNRLLSDGTSNYSYTARGTISAVTPQGGSPRTLTSDAFERKISDGPSTFAYDSLDRIRQQGQETFAYDGGSNNLTSNGANRYTRTPAGDLQAMDNGSSKQWSITDQHTDLVAGLSPDGKTISGSKAYTPFGAVTATAGAATPLGYQSGWTDPTSGDVNMAARWYQPNTGAFASRDTWQLDPSPSVQGNRHVYGNADPLNGIDPSGHLKAPPAPARERSAPASEQSRSIRSTGSRSGYFGFSRFLGPWGRLGGLYRELHFEMVETYYPTGLWSSGGGLSAAIRAQANAQAKRWNPVQGPGRSVLAATYGGSAYGNSGRGGGCRNSCIIAPPRPPIDQNPNNGPNPKPAPTLPPAKIDWDPSVGKWDPSKGVAGTITAQALLDMLVGNEFVPDSSAFDADYSRSLHVTPETQNEFEPAADSPVNRRGCAKGNSAVYYMPLDNLGRAQGVRACLNKGDYNYVNGKGNWAFDTDPTSIVGTGTEFPLDKHTGWENQPQGWRKGMDRGHLLGGQLGGSGEDLRNLVPLFPVANRVVMKNHEDRLADRIQAGETIYYSVTPEYRGTSSVPVRLHMGWVGNHGGPGYAVIDNTR; translated from the coding sequence ATGGGGCTGGGCGAAGCGGTTGATGTGCCGGTGGCGGCTCCTCAGGGCTTTGACGTCAAGACGAGCAAGGAAGCGGCAGGGAAACGGGACGCGCGTTCGCGGACCTTCCTCAATCGGGACCGCACCTTCACCACGCGGTTCTATGACGAGCCGGTGAACTTCAAGGCCGCCAACGGACAGTGGAAGCCGATCGACACCACGCTCGTCCGCCCGGGCGGTCCTCGCACGATGAGCGGCTCGGATGCCGGGTGGGCGCCGCGGCAGACTGCTGAAACGATTTCGCTGGCGGAGTACGCGGATTCGGATCCCGTGGTGCGGCTGTCGGCGGGGGACGGGCTGTCGGTTGCCTATGCGGTTCAAGGTGCCGGTCGGGTAGCGGGGAAGGTCGATGGCAGCGTCATCAGCTATCCCGGGGTTCGGGAATCGTCCGATCTCGAACTGATCGCGGGCAGCGAATCGGTGAAGGAGACGCTCGTCCTCAAGGGCAAGGGCGCGCCCACGCAGTGGAGTTTTCCGCTTGCTCTGGAGGGGCTCACTGCTCGGCTCGACGGCCTCGGTGGCGTGGAATTTGTGGACCTGAAGGGCAATCGGCGGGCGTGGATGCCGCCGGGCTGGATGGAGGATTCGCACCTTGCCGAGAACGCCAACGAGGGTGCCGTCTCCTCCGGTGTGGGCTATAGCCTGACCGAGGAGGCAGGGCGGCAGGTCCTGGTCGTCACCCTGGACGAGGCATGGCTGAACGACCCGGAGAGGGTCTTCCCGGTGCGTGTCGACCCGTCCGTGACGCGGGTCAGTGCGACGTCCGGTACCTATGTCGAGTACCCGTACACCCAGAACTTCGCCAGCGACACGGTTCTGAAGGTCGGCACGTACGACGGCGGCTCCCATAAGGCAGCTGGTTTCCTGCGGTTCTCCGGTCTGGAGACCACGCTGAAGAACGGGTACGTGCTCAACGCGAACCTGAACGTGTACAACACCTGGTCGCAGTCGTGCACGGCACGGCCGGTGACGGTGCATCCGATCACGTCGAACTGGTCGGAGTCGACTACGAGTACGTACCCCGGGCCGCCGACGGGCGCGTCGTTGGCGTCGAAGAGCTTCGCGCATGGCTGGCGCCCCGCGAATACGACGACGTGGTCGTGCGGACCGGACTGGGAGGGCATGAAGCTGGGGCCGGCCGGCCGGAAACTGGTCGATGACTGGACGCACGGCCGCAAGAAGAACTACGGCTTGGCGCTGAAAGCCTCGACTTCGGATTCCAACAGCTGGAAGCAGTTCGGCTCCGACGACTATCCCAACGGCAAGCCGAGCCTGGATGTGACCTGGACGCGCTACGGCGCTGCCTACAAGCTCGGCGGCTTCGTCACGCCGGTGACGGCGACCGCCGAAGGCTCGATGAAGGTCACGGTGACCAACCAGGGGCAGGAGACCTGGCCCAAGGGCGGCACTTTCAAGCTGGGCTACAACCTCTTCGACGCGGATGGCAAGGCGATCACTGATTCGTCGAAGATCCGCTGGACGACCATGACCACCGATGTCTCGCCGGGCGAGAGCGTCACCCTCGAAGCGAAGATCGCTCCGTTGTCCCCGGGCACCTACACCCTCCAGTGGACGATGGCCAACAACGCCTCCCGGTTCACCGGTGAGGGCATTCCGGGTGTGGCGGTGAAGTTCGCCGCAGTGAACGTGCCTCCGCAGCTGACGAAGGAATCCCCCGCCAGCGGAGCGGTACTGAACTCGCTCACCCCTACCCTGTATGCCGAGGGCAACGACAGCGACCACTACCCGGGCAAGCCCCTCCTGTACACCTTCGAGGTCTGTGAGGTCGAGGGCAAGGACACCCGCAAGAACTGCCGCTCGAGCGCCCGCACTACAGCACGGCAGTGGGCCGTGCCCTCAGGATGGCTGGTGTGGGGGAAGACCTACGCCTGGTACGGGTACGTGTTCGACACCGGTTTGACTTCGGCGCGCCCGCACCCGGCCCTGTTCACCACGCAGGTCCCCCAGCCTGTGGTGACGGCGCATCTGGGGGGTGATGACGGCCACGAGTTCTCGGCGCGAGCAGGCAACTACGCCACCTCTGCCACCGATGCCGCCATCTCCACCGTGGGCCCTGAGCTCGCAGTGCGCCGCACCTACAACTCGCTCGACCCGCGCCGCGACACCGCGTTCGGGACAGGCTGGGCGACCCGCTGGGACATGGGGCTGCGTGAGGAACCACAGACCGACACCATTCTGGTCACCTTGGACGGCGGGTCGAGGATCCGCTTCGGTACCAACGCGGACGGCACGTATGCCGGGCCGTCCGGGGTGACCACCACGCTGAAGCGCGAGGCCGAGGGGTGGGTTCTGCGGGAACCGTCCGGTACCACCTACCACTTCACCGCCGCCGGCCTGCTCGCGCAGATCAGGGACGCGGCGGGGCGGACCCAGATGCTGCGTTACCGGGACGAGGACGGTGGACCGCTGGTGTCGGTGACCGACACACTCTCCGGACGGTCGCTGAACTTCACCTGGACCGACGGGCACATCACGTCGGTGACCACGAGCGCCATCGGCCCGAGTACGCCGGGGCTGGCATGGACGTACCACTACACCGGGGACACGCTGACCAAGGTCTGCCCGCCCGCATCAACAAGCGCTTGCACGCTCTACACGTACGAGGACGGCTCGCTGTACCGCTCCATGGTGATGGACGAAAACCCCGTCGCCTACTGGCAGCTGGGCGAGAAGGAGGGGTCCACCGGTGTCAGCCGGGCGCCCTCCCGCACCGGTCTGAATGATGCCGCCTACCGTGATGTCCTGCTCGGCCAGTCGGGTGTGATCGAGGGCACCAGTGACACGGCGGCCGGCTTCGACGGGACCGATTCCTACGCCGAAGTCCCGGAGAACACCCTGCGGACCTCGGCCTTCCTCTCGGTCGAGATGTGGTTCAAGACCACCAAGCCCGGTGTCCTCGTGGGTTTCCAGGGCGGAGACCTCGATGACGGCCAGCCGGAGTACGCCAGTCCGTTGGCCATCGACACGGCAGGGAAGCTGCGCGGCCAGTACGAGATCACAGGCCAGGCGGTCACTCCGCTCGTCTCGACCAAAACGGTCACCGACGGCGCCTGGCACCATGTTGTGCTCTCGGGAGCAGGCACCACCCAGACTCTCTACCTCGACGGCGCAGCGGTCGGCTCCCTGACCGGCCCCATCGACCACTACGAGAAGTCCAACACCTACCTGGGCGCAGGCTGGTCCAGCCCGGCGTGGGACGGACAGGCAGCCGGCGTCCGGCACTTCACCGGTGAAATGGACGAGGTCGCCGTCTACCACCAAGCCCTGGACGCAGGGACCGTCGCCGCTCACTACGCAGCCCGGGCCAAGACGGCCCGTATGACCAAGGTCGTTCTGCCGTCCGGGCGGACACACGCCACGGTCGCCTACGACACGGCGAGCGGCCGCGTCACCAGCACCACCGATGCCAACGGCGGAACCTGGAAGGTGTCGGACCCCTCGTACTCGTCGGGTTCCGGCGCCTACGAGGACGCCGTCATGGCGCAGTCCCCGGCGGGGTACTGGCGCCTCGGTGAGCGCAGCGGCGCTCAGGCCTTCAGCGCCGCGGGGACGGGTATGGACGGCTCGTACCGCGACGGGGTGAGCCTGGGCAATCCCGGTGTGTTCGCGGACGGCGACAACACCTCCGTCGAACTCGACGGCACCGAGGGCGCGGTGAACATTCCCGGCGATCCGCTGGAATCTGCCACCGCCATGAGCCTGGAACTGTGGTTCCGCACCTCCAAGCCCGAAAGCGTCCTCTTCGGATTCCAGAACTCCGAAGTGGGGCAGACCCCTACCTCCATCACCCCGGCGCTCCTCATCGACGGCGGCGGCAAACTCCGTGGCCAGCTCGACAAGAGCCAGGCCGGGACCACGATTGCGTCGACGACCGTCGTGACCGACAACGAGTGGCACCACGTCCTGCTCACCGGCTACAGCGGCGGACAGGCCATGTATCTCGACGGCGTACGGGTCGGCACCCTCTCCGGCGCGGTCAAGCCGATCACGCTGCCCAACGCCTATCTCGGCGGCGGATATGTCACGACCCCCTGGGATGGCCAGGTCGCCGCGACCAAGTACTTCGCCGGCCAGATCGACGAAGCAGCCTTCTACACCACGGCTCTTGGCGCTGGCGGGGCCGGCCAGCACTACCGGGCCCGCACCGCTCTCATAGCCGGTGACGGCCTGCACTACCGCGGAGCCGTCACCGGTGACGCCCCGGCCTCCTTCTGGCGCCTGGACGAGCCGGAGGGAGCAACCAAGGCGGTCAGCGAAACAGCCGCAAACAACAGCGCCGGCACCTACACCAACGCCACTCTCGCCACCACCGGCATCTTCGGCGTCGAGGACGGCCACGCCGCACAGTTCACCGGCACCGGCCAGATCGCCGTACCCAGCAGTCTCGTCACTGCTTCGACGGATGTCGCGGTGGAGCTGTGGTTCCGCACGACGAAGGAAGGGGTACTGCTGGGCCTGCAGAACGCGGCGATCGGCAGCACGCCCACCGATGCGCGGCCCGTTCTGAACGTCGGGGCAGACGGCTTGCTGCGCGGCCAGTTCTGGACCGCCGAACAGCCCAACGGCGCCACCCCGATGAAGTCGGCCGTCACCGTCACCGACAATGAATGGCACCACGCCGTCCTGAGCGCGTCCGGCACCAGTCAGGCGCTCTACCTCGACGGCATCAAGGTGGGCACCCTCAATCGTGCGGCCCGTCACCTGTCCGGGGGGTATGCCTATCTGGGCGGCGGCTACGCCAACGCCGACTGGATGGGTGTGGCCACGGCCGGCACCTACCGCTTCACCGGCCAGCTCGACGAAGTCGCCGTCTACCAGCACGGGCTGACCGAGGCCCAGGTCGGTTCCCACTACGGAGCCCGGACACGTACCAGCTCCTCCGGTCTCGCCTCCTCCATCGCGGTCACGGATCCCGCCGGGTTCACCACCAGCACGACCTACGACGCGCTGCACGGACAGCGTCGGACCGCCAGCACCGACGCCGAAGGCGGCCTGACCACCTACGCGTATGACACCGGCGGCTTCCTGAACACCGTGACCGACCCCAACGGGCACTCCACCGTCACCGGACACGACGTACGCGGCAACACCGTCTCGCGCACCACCTGCCGAGACGCCAATTCGTGCTGGACCTCCTTCACCGAGTACTACCTCAATGCAGCCGACCCGCTGGACCCCCGCAACGACAAGCCGGTCGCGGTGCGCGACGCGCGCTCCGCGAGCCCGACGGACACCAGGTACCGGACCGCGACGAGCTACACGGAACTCGGCTTGCCTTCTGTCACCACGCTGGCCGACGGGCGTACCGGGAGCAGGACGTACACAGGGGGCACCGAGTCAGCGATCGGGGGCGGCACCGTGCCGGCCGGCCTTGTCGCGTCCGAGAAGACTCCAGGCGGTGCCACCACGGCCTACGCGTACTTCACCAACGGCGATCTGGCTCAGGTGACCGCACCTTCCGGGCTCGTCACCCGCTTCACCTACGACGGCGTGGGCCGGAAGATCACCGAGACCCAGGTCGCGGACAGCTTCCCCGCCGGCGTGACCACCAGCTACGCCTACAACGGCCTGTCCAAGGTGACCTCCGAGACCGGCCCGGGCGTGAAGAACGAAATAACCGGTACCACCCACACCGCAAGGATCACCCGTACGTTCGACGACGACGGCAATCTGCTGACCGAATCGGCAGAGGACGCCACCGGCGGTGACGCCAAGCGGACCACGCAGCACCACTACAACTCCTTCGGCCTCAACGACAGCGCCACCGACGCCGAAGGCAACGTCACCACGTCCGAACACGACGCCCTGGGGCGGGTGAAGGCCGAAACCGACCAGTCCGGGAACCAGTTCACCTACTCGTACACGCCTCGCGGGCAGCACTCCGAAACGGTGCTGAAGAACTGGACGGGCGACCCCACCGGCGAGACCCGGGACCTGGTCGTCGTGTCCAACGCCTACGACCCGGCGGGCCGGCCGGCGTCGACGACAAACGCGATGGGCGCAACCACTGCCTTCACGTACTTCGACGACGGGCTACCGGCTACCACCATCGCCCAGCAGGTCACCCGGGCCGACGGCACCAAGCGCAACATCGTGATGGAGTCCGACTCCTACGACGGCGCCGGAAACCCGACACAGCAGACCACGGGGGGCGGCCGCACCACAGTCACACAGACGGTGGACGCCACCGGGCGGACCACGCGCAGCGTGCTCGACCCGAACGGCCTGAACCGTGTGACCACCTACGGTTACGACGCAGACGACCGTGTGACCGAACAGACCCAGTCGATCGACACCTCCGGCAAGAAGCTGACGACCACGACCGAGTACGACGCGGCGGGCAACCCCACCAAGTCGACACTGACCGACGGCTCCAGCACGCGCGTTACGAGCCAGGCCTACGACGACCGCGGCCTGCTCACCTCCACCGTCAGCCCCCGTGGCAACGTGACCGGCGCCGATCCTGCCGCGTACACCACCACCTACCGCTACGACGCTCTGGGCCACCAGGTGCAGCAGACGGCCCCGCCCGTCCAGACCGAGGAAAGCGGCGGCACTGCGACGACCGTCAAGCCCACCTCCCTCACCGGCTACAACACGTACGGCGAGGCAACCGAGACCCGTGACCCCAGAGGCGCGGTGACCCGCTCAGAGGTGGACAAGCTCGGCAGGTCCGTGGCTGTGACCCTGCCGGACTACACCCCGCCAGGCGGCACGAAGATCACCGCTGTCACGCGGACCGAGTACGACGCGGCCGGCCGCATCGCCACCACCACAGACCCCCTCGGCCGCACCACCCGCTACGGATACGACCAGTTCGGCCAGCTGTCCCAGAAGACCGACCCGATCGCGGGCACCGCTCTCCCGAACCTCTCCGAGGCCCAGCCCAGCACGCTCAACACCACCGAGACAAACCTCGACGGTGCCGGCGTCACGCGCTACACGTGGACGCCCACCGGCCTGCAACTGACCGCCACGGCCCCGACCGGCGCCAAGAGCGAGGCCACGTACGACGAACTCGGCCGCCAGCTCACCGCGACCACGGTCGAGCGCTACCCAACCCTGCAGAACCTGACGAGCCGCTACGCCTGGGACGACGCAAGCAACCAGACCGCGTCGACCACCCCCGGCAATCGCACCACCTCCGCCATTTACAACACGGCGGGCGAGCCGGTCTCCGTCACCGACCCGATCGGCGGCATCACCAAGTTCAGCTACGACGGCCTCGGCCGCAAGATCGAGACCATCGACGCCACCGGCCGCAAAAGCACCTCCACCTACGACGCCCTGGGCAACATCACCGCGGCGACCGACTACGGCACCGGCACCACCGCCCTGCGCTCCGTCTCCGCGGAATTCGACGCCGACGGCAACCGCATCGCCGCCACGTCCGCGACTCAGGCCCGCAGCACCTACGCCTACGACGCGCTGGGCCGCATAACCCAGCAGGTCGAGCCGGCCACGGCCACCAAATCGATCACCACCGGCTTCGGCTACGACGCCTCGGGCAACCGCACCCGCCTGACCGACGGCCGAGGCAACGCCACCGCCTACACCTTCACCCCGTGGAATCTGCCCGAATCGACCATCGAACCAGCCACCGCGGCACATCCGGCAGCAAGCGACCGTACCTGGACCACCGTGTACGACGCCGCGGGCCAGAACGTCGCCGAGACGCTGCCCGGCGGAATCAAGCGGACACGCACCTACGACGGCCTGGGCCGGCTGACAGGCGAGAGCGGAACGGGTGCCGAGGCTCCCACGACGACACGCTCACTGGAGTACGACCTGGCCGGCCAACTCATCTCCGTGGGCACAGACGGCGTACTCGACCGCAATACGTACACGTATGACGACAGAGGCCAACTCCTCTCCAGCGACGGCCCCGGTGGCACATCGGCCTACGGCTACGACGCCGACGGGAACATGACCAAGCGCGTAACCGCGGGAGGAACATCAACCTACGGCTACGACAGCGCCGGCCGACCGGACTGGACATGGGACTCGATCACCAGCAGCGAGATCTGGTACGACTTCGACGCGGCAGGCCGCCCCACCCTGGAGCGCTACGCCACCAAGCCGGAAGGAGCCCCCGCGTGGGCTGAATCGGCTCGACGCACGTACGGCTACGACGGGCTTGGCCGGCTCACCAGCGACAGGATCACCGACCCGGCCGGTTCCTCGGAAACGGCATCCCTCACCTACGACTACGACCTCGACGACCACCTGATCAAAAAGAACACCAAGGGCACGGCAGGAGCCGCCGACAACACCTACGGCTACGACCAGGCAGGCCGCCTGACGTCCTGGGCAAACGGCGGCACCACCACGGCATACGCGTGGGATGACGCGGGCAACCGCACCAAGGCGGGTACCGCGATCTCCTCGTACGACGCTCGCAACCGCCTGCTCTCGGACGGCACATCGAACTACAGCTACACAGCACGCGGCACCATCTCCGCGGTCACGCCTCAGGGTGGGAGCCCGCGGACGCTGACCTCCGATGCTTTCGAGCGCAAGATCAGCGACGGCCCTTCAACCTTCGCTTACGACTCACTCGACCGCATACGCCAGCAAGGCCAGGAGACGTTCGCATACGACGGCGGCTCCAACAACCTGACCAGCAACGGCGCCAACCGCTACACCCGAACTCCCGCGGGCGACCTGCAAGCGATGGACAACGGCAGCTCGAAGCAATGGTCCATAACCGACCAGCACACCGACCTCGTCGCTGGCCTCTCACCGGACGGCAAGACGATCTCGGGCTCCAAGGCGTACACCCCCTTCGGCGCAGTAACCGCCACCGCGGGCGCCGCGACCCCGCTCGGCTACCAATCGGGCTGGACCGACCCGACGTCCGGCGACGTCAACATGGCCGCCCGCTGGTACCAGCCGAACACCGGAGCCTTCGCCTCCCGCGACACCTGGCAACTCGACCCGAGTCCTTCGGTGCAGGGCAACCGCCACGTCTACGGAAACGCCGACCCGCTCAACGGCATCGATCCCAGTGGCCATCTCAAGGCGCCACCAGCCCCAGCGCGCGAGCGGTCAGCCCCGGCGAGCGAGCAGTCTCGTTCCATCAGATCCACTGGCTCGCGGTCGGGATACTTCGGCTTCAGCCGTTTCCTCGGGCCGTGGGGTCGTCTGGGCGGTCTCTACCGGGAGCTTCACTTCGAGATGGTAGAGACCTACTACCCGACCGGCCTTTGGAGCTCCGGAGGAGGCCTCTCCGCTGCCATCCGGGCACAAGCAAACGCTCAGGCCAAAAGATGGAACCCTGTCCAGGGGCCCGGAAGGTCGGTGCTGGCGGCGACCTACGGAGGCTCGGCGTACGGGAACTCGGGACGCGGTGGCGGCTGTCGCAACAGCTGCATCATCGCTCCGCCCAGACCACCGATCGACCAGAACCCCAACAATGGCCCCAACCCGAAACCCGCCCCTACCCTCCCTCCAGCGAAGATCGACTGGGATCCGAGCGTTGGTAAATGGGACCCCAGCAAGGGCGTCGCGGGCACGATCACGGCACAGGCACTTCTGGACATGCTGGTCGGCAACGAGTTCGTACCGGACTCCTCAGCATTCGACGCTGACTACAGCAGATCGCTCCATGTCACCCCAGAGACGCAGAACGAGTTTGAACCAGCCGCGGACTCCCCGGTGAACCGGCGAGGGTGCGCCAAGGGCAATTCGGCCGTCTACTACATGCCTCTTGACAACCTGGGGCGCGCCCAGGGCGTTCGGGCCTGCCTGAACAAGGGTGACTACAACTACGTAAACGGTAAGGGGAACTGGGCATTCGACACCGACCCGACCTCGATCGTCGGTACTGGCACGGAATTCCCGCTCGACAAGCACACTGGCTGGGAGAATCAGCCTCAAGGCTGGCGCAAGGGAATGGACCGCGGGCATCTGCTTGGTGGTCAGCTGGGCGGCTCCGGAGAGGATCTGCGAAATCTGGTGCCGCTGTTCCCTGTGGCCAACCGAGTCGTCATGAAAAACCATGAGGACCGACTGGCTGACCGTATCCAAGCCGGTGAGACGATCTACTACAGCGTGACACCGGAGTACAGGGGCACCAGCTCGGTGCCGGTCCGGCTCCATATGGGCTGGGTGGGCAACCACGGCGGCCCTGGCTACGCCGTGATCGACAACACGCGGTAG